GAGAAGTCACAGTAGAAGGGACATGCCTTTATCAGCTAGAAGATAGTCGTCCTGTTCTAGGGACCGTGTCTCCTTGTCAGCCGGAGAACCCTTGTCTACCTCTGCCAAGCCCAGGGAATTCCATCTCTATCTGTCAGCCCAGGGGCAGAGGGTGGTCAAGATGCTCTCTTTACGCAGTTGTCTAGGGCAGGTGTCATGTCTACTTTTATCTTGAGAGCCCCAAGAATCAAAGTCATGTATCTGTCCCAGGAATCCATGTCTACCCTTTCAGGCCAGATGATTTTCAAACCTGTTACCCTCCGCCCAGCCCGTAAGGTCCACATGTGCTCACCAAGGCCCCATCTGGTAGCCACATCTGTTTGCACTTAAGATCCCTGTTCCCTAGGAAGCCATATCTATGTGGCCTAGGGACCTCTGTCCATAATCCTAAGAGCAAATAGCTATCTGTCCTACCCGATTCTCTATTCATTGAGGGGGGCCCAGGCATTAAAGCTATCTACCACTCATGGGGGAGTTGTTGACTTATCCACCCACTCTTCAATCTGGCCTCCTGATTGAACTCATCCTACCTCTCCATCCTCGGGCAGAGGAGGCAGCGGTGAGCCGGGTGAGCGCTCGCGCTCTCGCACTGTGGGGCTGTTGCGCATCCAGGCGCGGCAGATGGGGTACAGTGGTGTGTTCTCACTGAACTGGGCCAAGTCCACACTCCGGTCAAATAGCTTGATCACATACGTATCTGGGGTGGTAAGGTAGGCGATAAGTGTGTAGTTCCTGGCTCCACACCCACCCTCTCAGTCCCCTGCCTACTCACTGGATCTCTGAGGACCCCCCTCAGCGAGCCCATCGtccatctccctcctcttcttcctccgcTGGTGGGGGAAGCGGGCAGATGGCCTGTGTGGTTAAGGTGAGTGTCAGGCCCGGAGCTGGGGACTGGGAACCTTTTAGTGAGCTGGGGTCCCAGCCACCTTACCTTTTGCCTGTGGCAGCAATGGAACAATCCCTGCAGGGAGAGACATGGTGTCAGGAGGCTTTAATAAACAGCTGCTCAACGCTGCCCCCCAAGGTGGAAGTGACGTAGTTCAGGaacagagcatttgcctagcatgggcAAAAGCCCTGGGGTTCTATCGCtagctctaaaaacaaacaaaaattaacatcCTGGGGATTATTGGTACTCCTTGGGCCTTGTATCCCACCAATACCCTCCTCTAAGGTGTTAGCCACTTATACAACAGGTATCTTTGTCTATGCAAGATGGTTAGGACTCAGCAGAGAGAAAAGCTACCTAACCCAAACTCTCAGGTCTAAATCCCATCAAAGTCCCTTACTTGTTGTGCGTATCCAAGGGGGTTTTCCCAGCTTCTTCATCCAGGCGTTCCCTGGGAACAAAAAAAACACTACTGGCTTAGGGTACCAAGGACCCAGAGTGTGATGCTATTAATTAGTCTTCCCATGAAACATCCCATGGGGCACTTTTCACCCTAGGCAGCCCCTCCAGCCTCCCATCCACATCCCCCCTCCAACAATCAGAGTCAGTCCAAACAGCTCCCACCCTGTGGTTCCCCAGGCTGGACCAGGTTCCAACCTGTCCATGTGACTCTTCTCCAGCAGACACTGAAGAACGGCATCCAGCTGGTTCCGGGCTTTGGCCATCTCCATCTCTGAGGGTAGAAGGTAGGAATCAGCTCTGTGTGCGCCTCCCACATTCGCCGTGGGAGGCGATCCTACGTCCTGTCTGGTCCAGTTACTTGGAAAGCAGCTTTAGTGCCACTCAGTGGAGAGACCAACTAAAGACAGAACCAGGGTGACAGAGCCTTAGGCGGGGCCAAGGGCACAGCTGCTACCACTGCTCTTTCT
This Mus musculus strain C57BL/6J chromosome 7, GRCm38.p6 C57BL/6J DNA region includes the following protein-coding sequences:
- the Lin37 gene encoding protein lin-37 homolog isoform X1, whose product is MFPVKVKVEKSEMEMAKARNQLDAVLQCLLEKSHMDRLEPGPAWGTTGERLDEEAGKTPLDTHNKDCSIAATGKRPSARFPHQRRKKRREMDDGLAEGGPQRSNTYVIKLFDRSVDLAQFSENTPLYPICRAWMRNSPTVRERERSPGSPLPPLPEDGEGSEVINSKNRDVYKLPPPTAPGPLGDACRSRIPSPLQPETEGTPDDEPSEPEPSPSTLIYRNMQRWKRIRQRWKEASHRNQLRYSESMKILREMYDRQ
- the Lin37 gene encoding protein lin-37 homolog isoform X2, with the translated sequence MEMAKARNQLDAVLQCLLEKSHMDRLEPGPAWGTTGERLDEEAGKTPLDTHNKDCSIAATGKRPSARFPHQRRKKRREMDDGLAEGGPQRSNTYVIKLFDRSVDLAQFSENTPLYPICRAWMRNSPTVRERERSPGSPLPPLPEDGEGSEVINSKNRDVYKLPPPTAPGPLGDACRSRIPSPLQPETEGTPDDEPSEPEPSPSTLIYRNMQRWKRIRQRWKEASHRNQLRYSESMKILREMYDRQ
- the Lin37 gene encoding protein lin-37 homolog isoform 2 (isoform 2 is encoded by transcript variant 2), which produces MEMAKARNQLDAVLQCLLEKSHMDRERLDEEAGKTPLDTHNKDCSIAATGKRPSARFPHQRRKKRREMDDGLAEGGPQRSNTYVIKLFDRSVDLAQFSENTPLYPICRAWMRNSPTVRERERSPGSPLPPLPEDGEGSEVINSKNRDVYKLPPPTAPGPLGDACRSRIPSPLQPETEGTPDDEPSEPEPSPSTLIYRNMQRWKRIRQRWKEASHRNQLRYSESMKILREMYDRQ
- the Lin37 gene encoding protein lin-37 homolog isoform 1 (isoform 1 is encoded by transcript variant 1), which codes for MFPVKVKVEKSEMEMAKARNQLDAVLQCLLEKSHMDRERLDEEAGKTPLDTHNKDCSIAATGKRPSARFPHQRRKKRREMDDGLAEGGPQRSNTYVIKLFDRSVDLAQFSENTPLYPICRAWMRNSPTVRERERSPGSPLPPLPEDGEGSEVINSKNRDVYKLPPPTAPGPLGDACRSRIPSPLQPETEGTPDDEPSEPEPSPSTLIYRNMQRWKRIRQRWKEASHRNQLRYSESMKILREMYDRQ